Proteins from a single region of Novosphingobium sp. CECT 9465:
- the trbG gene encoding P-type conjugative transfer protein TrbG has translation MTKSPFGLWPLTAAALLGSSIATEALAQPAPSQAAGKAPQAQLAPSLSKATPAHTVGTRPGKRARATRKTSLSDPQRQVGAANAAARIQPSKGGYFNAIQQYAYADGALYQVYSAPGQITDIALQEGEELVGSGPVAAGDTARWIIGDTVSGAGAAKRVHILVKPTRGDIATNLIINTDRRTYHLELKATLSTYMASVSWTYPQDALIALRLADAERARTAPAATGLQLDGLNFRYRITGDRADWRPLRVFDDGRQVMIEFPEAIGTTAMPPLFVIGDGGTAELVNYRVSGRYMVVDRLFGVAELRLASRKAEQRVRIEREKAKPRRAS, from the coding sequence ATGACCAAGTCACCCTTTGGCCTCTGGCCGCTTACAGCCGCAGCCCTGCTGGGCTCGTCCATCGCCACAGAGGCGCTGGCGCAGCCGGCTCCTTCACAGGCAGCCGGGAAAGCGCCGCAAGCGCAATTGGCGCCCAGCCTTTCCAAGGCAACACCTGCGCACACCGTGGGTACACGGCCCGGTAAGCGGGCGAGGGCAACACGGAAGACCAGTCTTTCGGACCCGCAGCGCCAGGTCGGAGCGGCCAATGCCGCCGCCCGCATTCAGCCGAGCAAAGGCGGCTACTTCAATGCGATCCAACAATATGCCTATGCCGACGGCGCGCTCTACCAGGTCTATTCGGCACCCGGCCAGATCACCGATATAGCGCTCCAGGAGGGCGAGGAGCTGGTGGGCTCGGGGCCAGTAGCGGCCGGGGATACGGCGCGCTGGATTATCGGCGATACTGTGAGCGGGGCAGGTGCAGCCAAACGGGTCCACATTCTGGTCAAGCCGACCCGCGGCGATATCGCGACCAACCTCATCATCAACACCGACCGGCGAACCTACCATCTCGAACTCAAGGCGACGCTCTCGACCTACATGGCGTCGGTCTCCTGGACCTATCCGCAGGATGCGCTCATCGCGCTGCGCCTGGCCGATGCGGAACGCGCCCGCACAGCGCCGGCCGCCACGGGACTTCAGCTCGACGGCCTCAACTTCCGCTATCGCATCACCGGCGACCGCGCTGACTGGCGCCCCCTTCGGGTCTTCGACGATGGCCGGCAGGTCATGATCGAGTTTCCCGAAGCGATCGGTACGACGGCCATGCCGCCCCTGTTCGTCATCGGGGATGGCGGCACCGCCGAACTCGTGAACTACCGCGTGTCCGGCCGCTACATGGTCGTCGATCGCCTCTTTGGGGTCGCAGAGCTGCGCCTTGCATCGCGTAAAGCCGAGCAGCGGGTGCGGATCGAGCGCGAAAAAGCCAAGCCGCGGAGGGCGTCATGA